Within the Paramormyrops kingsleyae isolate MSU_618 chromosome 2, PKINGS_0.4, whole genome shotgun sequence genome, the region AAAGACACACGTGCACCATCAGCCAGGAAGTGCTGCATGAGGTTTTATGTGATTTGCATAAGATCGATCCCCTATATTCTCGTGCAGCAGGTAAACCACAGACAGCGGCCCTAAACTGCGAGAGGCCTGGAGGAGACGGTGAATAGGTGTTCCATTGAGAGGGTCTGTCACAGGCTGACGAGTCACACTTCACTTTTGGTGGGAGGGTCACCTAGGTGAAGGTGGCTGCTCAAAGAGGGATTGTAAAAACTTCCTGCATTTCAACTCCAATCTAAGGTGTAGCCTTAGTCTAAATCAGAGATGTCTGTGAGCCAAACATTCTTCTCATAGGATGTGTATAACTGACATACTAACATGTCTATTTAATCAGCAGTATTATCATCTCATCACCTGATTCATTATAGAGTATGTACTATAATACTGGTAAGATATACCTAATCTGAGCAGGTTTCTTCTTGACTTTGTTTCCCAAGGTCAAGCTGGGAGCTTCCAGACCTAAGGGATGATAAGATCCAAGCAATAAGTGATTCAGACGGTGTGAACTACCCCTGGTACGGCAACACCACAGAGACATGCACAATTGTGGGTCCCACAAAGAAGGAAAGTAGGTTCACCGTGAGCATGAATGACAATTTCTACCCCAGCGTGACGTGGGGAGTGCCAGTGAGCAACAGCAACCTGCCTCAGCTCACGAGCATACGCCGTGATCAGAGCTTCACCACCTGGTTAGTGGCCATAAACCAGGGGACAGGAGAAACACTGGTACTGCAGACCATCCGGTGGAGGATGCGACTGCATATCGAGATCAACCCGGACAATCCGCTGGGCCAGCGGGCCAAGCTGACGGAGCCGGCGTCCCAGGATCAGCCACAGATACTGGCTAAGAACGAGCCTATTCCGCCTCAAGCCATGGTCAAACCCAACGCCAACGATGCCCAGGTCCTAATGTGGCGGCCAGCGACTGGAGATCCCATTGTAGTAATTCCGCCCAAATACTGAATGCCTCATCCAGCTggtttaaagaaaaacaacagacaTCATGGGTTTTTACAAAATGGACGTGTTTTGTTGACCTGAGACACAAACAATAACTACTACTGTAAACCATTCTACCTTTCAAATGGATTGAGCATCATCTTTACAAAATGAAGAGCGGATTTATACACATTTAACACAAAGTAGGATTATTTATTGAGAGGCATTGTTTATTTGTGCATAAGGAATTTTGGTGTTGTGTTATTTTGGTCAAAGGTATGTTCAATTAA harbors:
- the LOC140581255 gene encoding protein FAM78A-like, with translation MRLFYRDNWKILWHICLFNAMGCVQSIRCKPKGFRESIKVFEVTSSIDSKPTSIDESSSVVLRYRTPHFRASARVLVPPFACKETWIVGWIQACNHMEFHNKYGKKGMSSWELPDLRDDKIQAISDSDGVNYPWYGNTTETCTIVGPTKKESRFTVSMNDNFYPSVTWGVPVSNSNLPQLTSIRRDQSFTTWLVAINQGTGETLVLQTIRWRMRLHIEINPDNPLGQRAKLTEPASQDQPQILAKNEPIPPQAMVKPNANDAQVLMWRPATGDPIVVIPPKY